The Collibacillus ludicampi region AGCTTTGGTCAAGGGAACAATTACATCGGTATGAGTGGCTGGTTCCTCAACGTTGCCGAAGATAAGGTGAACGATATTTTCGCATCTCTGAGTTTTAGCTCGGTTCCACTGGGAGCAAAATTTCTTTTTCAGGTAGTCTTTGCCGGGGTATCACTGGCGATCATGTGGGGAGGAATCGCGGAAAGGGCAAAACTGATTGTCTATTTCGTTTTTGGCACGCTCTTTACTGCTATCATTTATCCGGTTATCGCACATTGGGTGTGGGGGGGAGGATGGTTATCCACATTAGGAATGCAAGATTTTGCTGGATCGACGGTTGTTCACTTGCAAGGAGGAGTTGCTGCACTCGTGGGTGCGATCTTGTTAGGACCGCGAATCGGTAAGTATAACAAAGATGGTACGGCGAACGTTATTCTTGGACATAATACGGTTTATTCGGTTTTAGGTGTAATCATCCTTTGGTTTGGCTGGTTTGGCTTCAATGCTGGCTCGACTTTAATGGCAAACGGGGTATTCTTCCCGTATGTGGCGATGACGACCAACTTGGCCGCGGCAGCTGGTGCAGTGGCAGCATTGCTTACAGCATGGGTGGTTCTGCGAAAGCCGGATATCGGTTATATGCTCAACGGTGTGCTGGCGGCACTTGTTGCCATTACCGCGTCTTGCGCCTTTGTAAAGCCTTGGGCGGCTGTGGTGATCGGGGCACTTGCAGGGATTTTCATGGTTATCTCCGTCTTGTTCTTTGATCGAATACTTAGAATCGATGATCCGGTTGGTGCTTTCTCTGTTCATGGAATGGCGGGAATATGGGGAACGCTTTCCACAGGTTTCTTCGCGGCTCCAGACCTGGTTCAGAAATTGGGAGTCGGTCAACCGGGGCTGTTCTATGGTGGCGGATGGCATCAACTTGGGATCCAGTTCTTGGGTATTGCAGTTTCTTTCGCTTTCGTTTTCGTAGCTTCGTTCCTCATTCTGTATGCGATCAAGGTGACGGTCGGTTTACGCATCAGCCGTGAAGAAGAGATCATCGGTCTGGATGTGAGCGAACATGGTGTTTCCGGTTATCCGGAACAACTGCCGCATGGCGGAGATTATCACCCCGGTTCAAACATGGAGTTTCGCCCGACTCACCTGGCATAGATAAGTAACATGTAAGGAGAGTTCCGTATGATTCCGCATACCGTTCTCTTCGTGGGGGATAGAGAGGGGTGGGGACTACTCCCCGCCCTTGTTCATAAACTTGGATATACCGCTCACTATGTAAACCGGGAACAGATCAAAAGATGGCGGGATAAACCCGTTCATATAGCCATCGTTTCGAGCAAAGATCAACATCTTTCAGAGATATTGAGGGAACTATCTGATTATCCCTTCGCAACGGTCTTGTTTGTTTCGGATGAGTTGATCGACATCACCAGACAACTCGTGGATGAGACACATACGGTCGATGGAATTGTCACGGAAGAAATGGGTGAAATACAGTTACGAATGGTGCTAGAAGTTGCGATGATGAACAACGCCCGTTTGCAACGCCTAAAAGGGGAAGTGATGGAATTACAGGAGACTCTTGTAGCAAGGAAGACTATCGAGAGAGCCAAAGGGTTCCTCATGAACTGGTGCGGGCTTTCCGAATCTGACGCGTATCAAAAAATGCGTACACAGGCGATGAAGGATCAACGCCCTTTAAGGGAAGTGGCAAAAAGCGTCCTCTTGGTGTCTGAGTTGTTGGGAAAGTCAAGAATGCGAACGGGATGTGAAGCGGATGGGAACGGTCTTGGAGGAATTTCTGGAGAGGCTGGAGCAAACGAATCATCCTGAAGAAGTGAGAATGTCGCATGATCGGTTGCCTGAAATGTTTACAGAATATTTGTCCTTAAAAAAGATTCGAGGTGTTATTCGCCTGATCACCGCCTGTCATGATGCGATGGTGAAAAAAGTGCTGTCATGTACACAACGGGAGATGGAGCGGGAGGGAAAAAAAACGCCCGATATTCCATATTGCTGGGTGGTTATGGGCAGTGGCGGACGAAATGAACAAACATTTCACACGGATCAGGATTACGGCCTTATCTATGAACAAACGTCTTCAGAAGAGCTAGAGGCTATAGAGTGTTACTTTGAAGAATTCGCAGAACGTGCGGTCATTGCTTTGGAACAAGCAGGATATCCCTTGTGTACAGGATTCGTGATGCCTGTTAATCCGCGCTGGCGGGGGGAGTTAAACGTCTGGTGTGATCGCTTTGAAGGATACTTCGACTACCCGAACTGGGAACATGTGCGCTATCTGCTGATCGCTTCCGATATGAGACCCTTGTTCGGGAACATGGACTTGGGAGAAAGATTGCGGACATGGTTGATTGAACGGATGAAAAACGCGGAATTTGTTCTTTGGCAGGTGGCCGCCCATGAGCGAGAACACGGGGTTGCCCTCGATCGTTTCTCCCGTTTTCGTATCGATCTTTCAGGGCCTGAGAAAGGAAGGTTAAACCTGAAAGAAGGACTTTATTTGCAACTGGTGAACATCTTGCGTTTATGGTCGTTGAAGGGAGGATTCACCGAGACGGAATCTTTTGCCCGCTTGGAGAAACTGAGGGAATCCGGGATTTGGCCGCAAGAATGGGGAGGCGGATCGAGGAAGCTCTCTCGCTCGTTTTTTTTCTCCGTTTGAAAGAACATGTAAATCGAAGTCGGAGAGGAGAGATGCCTAATCACTATATCAATCCGCATGAATTGAATCCGCACGATACATCCTGTTTGATTCAAGCGATGAGAACGGTAAAACAGTTGCAAAAGTTGACGGCCCGGAGATTTAGAAAGCCGGGATAACGGAGTGAATACGAGTATGGCGGATTGGCGTTCCTTTTTTGGACGGATGTTTGACTCAACGGGTGTTATGGGGCTATTTGGCGCGGCGAACAGTCGAAATCTGCAGGTGGAAGCGCAAGTGCGCGATTTGTTGAGGGAAGCGAGGAGGAAAGATTTGTGGGATCAGAAGCTGGATTCACTCCGTTATGTGGTGTTGGATACGGAGACAACAGGCTTCAATCCTACAGAGGATATGATTCTGTCCATAGGGGCTGTTGAGATGAACGGGACGGTCATTTGTGAAGGAAAGACGTACCACTCGTATATATCCTTGCCTGCACGAAAAGAGATTCCGGAAACGATCACAGAACTCACGGGAATCTCGATGGAAACGATCGCTGACGCCCCTTCGCTGAAAAAGGTATTGCAAGAGTTTTTAACATTTGCGGGAGATGCTGTTCTCGTCGCCCATCATGCGCTTCATGAGATGCGATTTTTACAGGCCGCTTTCCGAAGAACCTTCCGTGCCGACTTCTCGCATCGATTTATTGATACGGCCCGTGTCGCGCAAATCATTGGAGGAAGGGAACGCATCATGACACTCGATGAACTGGCTTCCGTCTATGGAATTCCGCTCCATGGCAGACATACGGCGATCGGCGATGCATGGATCACGGGCAGGGTCTGGTCATGCCTTCTGCAAGAGAGCAAGAAGATGGGAATTCGTTCACTCGGGGAATTGTTGGAATGTGTAAGTCGCGGCTTTTTTAAATGATTGAGGATCACGGGACTAAATCGACAAATCAGGGAATCCCCTGATTGCTTTTTAATTATTACTCGGGTTATTTTCTACTATATATATTTTTATAAAATTTCATCGAAATATGAAATTCCCTTCGTTATTGAATCATTATTTGATTGAACGTCAAAGACAGCAGTTATTGCGGAGTACAGAGACTTACTCTGTGAACTCCGTCTTTTTTGGCGTTTACATCTGATAAAACAAAAAAGAAAAATAGTGTAGAATCATCAAATGAGAGGTGTCAAAATTGGTCAAGTGACAATCAGCTACTCTAGGTAATCTTACATATTGTAGGGGTATGACAGTGGAGAGTATCCAAATCGGATGGTTTCTACAGACGTGGCTTTTGTCCGCACAGGTGTTTTCTACACGTGAATTTTCCCTATTAGCCGTCCGTCGGTTTCTACCCAGAATAGCACCGTGGTTCACCATTGTCCTTATTCCTCTAGGCTTTGCGTTCGATGGGATACACCTACACTTCCATATTTCTATTGGTATCATGGGTGTCTTATACACAACAGTATACGTATTACGGTCGGAAAAGTGGGAGCCTATCGCCTTCGCTACAACCATATTCCTCTCTCTCGTTGGTATGAACTTTTGGCAGTATGGGAATGCCTCACGTGTTTGGATTTGTGCATTTCTTTTAGTCTGTCTCATGGTAGTCATTTCAGTCATTCTCAAACGATTTCGGTCTGCTAAGGGAGTAACATTCGCGAGTTTAATCAGTGTACTTACGGAGCTTGGGTTTGATGTCGCTTGGGGAAACAAATTTGATGCCGTGGTCGTTGCGGCTATGATGGCCATCATGTCAGGTATGTACGTGGAATTTCGTGCTCGGCACGATCGACTTGTTCAAGAAACGCATGAAGCTGTGCAATACGATGTACTCACTCACGCACTGACACGTCGAGGACTTGCATCATGGCTCCAAGAGACGAAAGCCAGAGGACAGAACGAAGGTATTATCGCCTTTTGCGATCTCGATAACTTCAAATGGATAAATGATACATGGGGTCACGAAGTCGGGGATCGTGTTTTACAAGAGTTTGTCAATAGAATTCGTAATGGACTACGCGCTAATGATGCCGTAGCGCGATTTGGTGGGGACGAATTTCAAATATGGATTCCACTGCAAGACGCGAGCGTGGCCGAACAAATTGTGGACAGACTCCATCGTCTCGCGACAGAAGGCGAGTATCCGGTATTGAAGAAGGATGAAGGGCTTAAGATTGGGGTTTCCATCGGTTGGACTTACGGGCCATTAAATGAGGAGACTGCGAACCAAGCAGATTATGCTCTCCTGTCTGCTAAGAAATCCGGAAAGAACTGCATTATGAAATCTTCGCGATGCCAAGAATTGATACGTCAGAATAGAAGGAATGAAGATCCACATCTTTTTTGGCTTACAAACATTGCCCTGTCTTTATGGCGTGAATCTCACTATCCCTTTGTGCTTACAGACAGAGACGGACGTATTCTGGTAACAAACGAAGCGTATGAGCATCTAGTCGGTAGAACGCGGGACGAACTACGGGGAGCTAAGCCAGGTATGAATAGCGCAAACAAAACACCAATGAAGGTTTACCAAAGTATGTGGGCCAATCTTTCGCACGGAAAGCCGTGGAGCGGTTGTTTGTTGAATCGCCGAGAAGATGGAACTGAATGGTGGGAGGTCGCCGAGCTTTTCCCGGTCGTTCTGTCCGGGCAGATTGTTGGCTATTGGGGTATGGTACAGGAACTAAACAATGCCAGGTTCCCACACTCGACAAATAGAAATAACTATTCTTGGCATGGAGAAATTGAATGGGCGTTTCAGCCCATTGTCGATGCTGACTCCCAAACTCCTATCGGGTATGAAGCACTCGCTAGACCTAAATGGGGGAGTGAATTTGTAGGCCCTGACACCTTCTTCAGAATTGCGGAGCGGTTCGATTTCTGTTCGCAAGCGGATTGGGATTGCTTGGAAAGCTTGCTGAAACGTCTGCTTGAACTTTCGTGGCCAAACGGGAACCGATTATTTTTGAATGTGTATGCAGGCACGCTACGAGATACTGAACGGATTCGTAACTGGTTAGAAAGACTGTATAAACAGCACCCTAGAATCATTTGCGTCTTTGAAATACTGGAACACCACGTTGATTCCATTGATATTCACGCTTGGAACCAGCTTCAGGCGGAGTTCCCTATGATTGAATTGGCACAAGATGATTTTGGAGTAGGGGAACAAGACTTAATGCGTTTAATGACGGTCAAGCCGGACTGGATTAAGTTAGACCGACAGTGGGTCACAATGGCGGAACAACCGGAGAGTAAGGAATTGTTGTATTCCATTGCAGACTGGGCAGCATCCCAGGACATTCGTATTATTATCGAAGGGATAGAAACCCTTGAGCAATCCCAAATCTATCAGCGTCTTGGTATTCAACATCAGCAAGGATACTTTTGGAGCAGACCACAAAAGGAATTGCCACAACTTAACTACGTGAATCCCTAAGCTCGTTGATTTTGTAAGCGACGGACTATGATTGTCCAGAATATTTTTCAATCCTTTCAAATTATAGTCGTCACCTCGGGTTACACACAGAGAGGCAAATATCCCTCCCAGTACATATGATATACGTTGAGAGGTGATACTAGTGAAATGGCGTGTACTTCTGGAACGATGGAAAACGTGGTGGGAAGCTCGACGCGAACGCGTACGCTTTCAACGCCACAGAAACCGTTTGAATTCCGAGTTTTTAAAACACCTGCAAGAAAAGGAACGGGCTTTTCGATCCCACCGCTCTGCTTGGAAGCGTAGCTGGAATCAACATAGTTAGAATAGGATCATGAACCGGCTTCTTTTTTCAAATTACTGCCGGTCAGCAATGAGCGTTTCGCCTAAAAAGTAAAAGGATGCTGGTATCATCAGCATCCCTTTTATTTGTTTAATCGGCTCATCAGTTTTTTCGGACCTTTATTCCATACCAAGTTCAGGATGATATCGCTAAGTCGAACGGCAACGTAAGCGAGTGCCATGCCGGCGATGACATCAATCACCCAGTGGATTTCCAAATACAAAGTTGAATAGATGACACTTGCGCAGTAAAAAACCATCCCCCATTTGAAATAAGGACCTTTTTCCTGAAGAGCGAGCAGTAAAATGGCGAAGGCGACCGATGTATGCATACTGGGGAAACAGTTGGCTACCGTATTCAGTAACTTCTGTCCGGTGAGACCGCGCATGAGGCCGTCAGGATCTCCTTTGACATACCATACCTCTTGCAAGAGTACCGTATGATAGAAAAAGATAATAACCGGCATTTGAAGCACGAATCCGCCAAGAGCATATTGCAACATCTTGCGAACATCTTTAATCAGGAAACTGCGGATAATCGCTACCCACAGATTCAGGACAAATGCTTGCGAATAGGCAAACTGTAGCCAAACGGTCAACCAGTGTGTTTTATACAAACGGAATAAAGAACCGTCATTCCAAGGGATCATTCGAAACAGAGGGTTCCAATTCCAGACATGATGAAAATGGCCGAGATAGTCGTTGACAAGAAATAACCAAGGGTATGAGCGTTTGTTCCACAACCAATCGATAAGGGCAAGAACGGGAACCCCTATCCATAGAAATTGTGACCATGGAATCGTGCGCCTGTCATCTTTATGATCCAGCAAAGAAAAACCTAGGATGAACAGGTTTTCAGGAAAACGGATGAGAAGGGAAAACAAGTAGCTGAACATCGACAGTAATCCTCCAATCGTCAATATCATAACAGGTTCTTTGTTTGAGGGGTATAGTTTCAAAACAAAAGCCGAAAAAAGATTTGCAAACGGCTCTGTTGTGATATTCTTTTTCAAGGGGATATTCCAATCGGAGCGGGGTTTTCTCAGCATCATGCACAGCGATGCCGTACATAATTTTCTATCGCGTGTTCCCGATGATATCAAAAGAAAACAGGACTCGTGCCGACAATTTGTTTGTGATATCGGCGATGGGGCACGAGGAGTGATGGAGGAGGTTTAATACATGGCCGTATTGGTTACAGGAGGTGCCGGGTATATCGGCAGTCATGCGGTTGTAGAACTGCTTGCACAGGGAGAAGAAGTGATCGTGCTCGATAATTTGCAAAAAGGGCATCGACGCGCGGTGATGGCGGAAACTTTCTATCAAGGCGATGTTCGTGATGCGGAACTGCTTGAAAAGATATTTACGACCCATGACGTCGAGGCGGTCATTCACTTTGCAGCCGATTCACTCGTCGGTGAAAGTGTCTACGAACCTTTGAAGTACTATGATAACAACGTAGTAGCGGCTCAGCGGCTTCTTACAAAGATGAAGGAGCACGGCGTGAATAAGATCGTTTTTTCTTCGACAGCCGCCACCTACGGGGAGCCAAAACATGTCCCGATACGGGAGACAGATCCGACAGAACCAACAAACCCATATGGAGAGACGAAACTTGCAATCGAAAAAATGCTGAAATGGTGCGACCAAGCGTACGGAATTAAATATGTTTCGCTGCGTTATTTCAACGTGGCAGGCGCTCATGCGGATGGTCTGATTGGAGAAGATCACGATCCGGAAACGCATCTGATCCCAATCGTTCTGCAAGTGGCTTTGGGGCAAAGGGATTCGATTTCGATCTTTGGTGATGATTACCCGACGGAAGACGGGACCTGCATCCGCGATTATATCCATGTAATGGATTTGGCCAATGCTCATTGGCTCGCGTTGAAGAGGTTGCGGGAAGCGGGGGAAAGCGGCATCTATAATTTGGGGAACGGAACCGGTTTTTCGGTGAAACAGGTGATTGAAACAGCGCGAGAAGTAACCGGTCATCCGATTCCTGCGCGCATCGCACCGCGTCGTGCGGGGGATCCTGCCGTTTTGATCGCCTCGTATGACAAGGCGCAAAACGAGTTGGGGTGGGTTCAAAGATACGACAGCTTGGAGGAAATCATTCGTACAGCGTGGAACTGGCACAAGAAAAACCCAAAGGGCTATAAAAGTTAATGGGGGTAACACCTGAAACTTTCAAAATAGCCTACCATATCGCAAGGGGCTCCATCAGAAGATGAAACATTTCTTGTGCGGAAAGAAGTAGTTTTAAGGCTGTTACAAGAAACTGAATGGCCTTAGGGTGGGTTGTATCGCTTGCGGAGGTGAGTGGAAGGTCGTTCCGCTTCTCTTAAACCGTAAAGAGGCATTTGCTTCGCGTGAAACAGTGAGTTTGGAGGTCGTCTCCCTTCCTTTCGGATGTAAAAGGGTGTATGCATTGCGCGTAATAGCGACTTTGAAGGTCGTCTCGCAACATATGATTATGATTCGATGCGAGACGACCTTCACGGAGCATAAGCGCAATGCATATACCCGCTGAAACAACCTTCACGGAGCATGAGCGCAAAGCATATGCCTCAAGAACGACCTTTCTTACACCCAAGCGCATCCGTTCATCTTATGATGATGGCTGTAGCATTTTTATGGCTGTCATTGTGTTTCCTTCGATCCTGCGTACATGGAGCGAAACCAAGCAACCACGAAGAGAACAAAGGGTAATAAAATAAAAAAGGGAATTCCCAAAAAATAAGGAACCAGTTTCAATCCAACATACAGATGTTCA contains the following coding sequences:
- a CDS encoding ANTAR domain-containing response regulator, with the protein product MIPHTVLFVGDREGWGLLPALVHKLGYTAHYVNREQIKRWRDKPVHIAIVSSKDQHLSEILRELSDYPFATVLFVSDELIDITRQLVDETHTVDGIVTEEMGEIQLRMVLEVAMMNNARLQRLKGEVMELQETLVARKTIERAKGFLMNWCGLSESDAYQKMRTQAMKDQRPLREVAKSVLLVSELLGKSRMRTGCEADGNGLGGISGEAGANESS
- a CDS encoding ammonium transporter, whose product is MSGMMLLATPGLALAADEPTVKDAIQAVDTVWVLVAAVLVFLMQAGFALLEAGATRMKNAGHIAGKNVLSFAIVTLVFWAVGFAISFGQGNNYIGMSGWFLNVAEDKVNDIFASLSFSSVPLGAKFLFQVVFAGVSLAIMWGGIAERAKLIVYFVFGTLFTAIIYPVIAHWVWGGGWLSTLGMQDFAGSTVVHLQGGVAALVGAILLGPRIGKYNKDGTANVILGHNTVYSVLGVIILWFGWFGFNAGSTLMANGVFFPYVAMTTNLAAAAGAVAALLTAWVVLRKPDIGYMLNGVLAALVAITASCAFVKPWAAVVIGALAGIFMVISVLFFDRILRIDDPVGAFSVHGMAGIWGTLSTGFFAAPDLVQKLGVGQPGLFYGGGWHQLGIQFLGIAVSFAFVFVASFLILYAIKVTVGLRISREEEIIGLDVSEHGVSGYPEQLPHGGDYHPGSNMEFRPTHLA
- a CDS encoding exonuclease domain-containing protein, translating into MADWRSFFGRMFDSTGVMGLFGAANSRNLQVEAQVRDLLREARRKDLWDQKLDSLRYVVLDTETTGFNPTEDMILSIGAVEMNGTVICEGKTYHSYISLPARKEIPETITELTGISMETIADAPSLKKVLQEFLTFAGDAVLVAHHALHEMRFLQAAFRRTFRADFSHRFIDTARVAQIIGGRERIMTLDELASVYGIPLHGRHTAIGDAWITGRVWSCLLQESKKMGIRSLGELLECVSRGFFK
- a CDS encoding EAL domain-containing protein encodes the protein MESIQIGWFLQTWLLSAQVFSTREFSLLAVRRFLPRIAPWFTIVLIPLGFAFDGIHLHFHISIGIMGVLYTTVYVLRSEKWEPIAFATTIFLSLVGMNFWQYGNASRVWICAFLLVCLMVVISVILKRFRSAKGVTFASLISVLTELGFDVAWGNKFDAVVVAAMMAIMSGMYVEFRARHDRLVQETHEAVQYDVLTHALTRRGLASWLQETKARGQNEGIIAFCDLDNFKWINDTWGHEVGDRVLQEFVNRIRNGLRANDAVARFGGDEFQIWIPLQDASVAEQIVDRLHRLATEGEYPVLKKDEGLKIGVSIGWTYGPLNEETANQADYALLSAKKSGKNCIMKSSRCQELIRQNRRNEDPHLFWLTNIALSLWRESHYPFVLTDRDGRILVTNEAYEHLVGRTRDELRGAKPGMNSANKTPMKVYQSMWANLSHGKPWSGCLLNRREDGTEWWEVAELFPVVLSGQIVGYWGMVQELNNARFPHSTNRNNYSWHGEIEWAFQPIVDADSQTPIGYEALARPKWGSEFVGPDTFFRIAERFDFCSQADWDCLESLLKRLLELSWPNGNRLFLNVYAGTLRDTERIRNWLERLYKQHPRIICVFEILEHHVDSIDIHAWNQLQAEFPMIELAQDDFGVGEQDLMRLMTVKPDWIKLDRQWVTMAEQPESKELLYSIADWAASQDIRIIIEGIETLEQSQIYQRLGIQHQQGYFWSRPQKELPQLNYVNP
- the galE gene encoding UDP-glucose 4-epimerase GalE, coding for MAVLVTGGAGYIGSHAVVELLAQGEEVIVLDNLQKGHRRAVMAETFYQGDVRDAELLEKIFTTHDVEAVIHFAADSLVGESVYEPLKYYDNNVVAAQRLLTKMKEHGVNKIVFSSTAATYGEPKHVPIRETDPTEPTNPYGETKLAIEKMLKWCDQAYGIKYVSLRYFNVAGAHADGLIGEDHDPETHLIPIVLQVALGQRDSISIFGDDYPTEDGTCIRDYIHVMDLANAHWLALKRLREAGESGIYNLGNGTGFSVKQVIETAREVTGHPIPARIAPRRAGDPAVLIASYDKAQNELGWVQRYDSLEEIIRTAWNWHKKNPKGYKS
- a CDS encoding phosphatase PAP2 family protein, producing the protein MFSYLFSLLIRFPENLFILGFSLLDHKDDRRTIPWSQFLWIGVPVLALIDWLWNKRSYPWLFLVNDYLGHFHHVWNWNPLFRMIPWNDGSLFRLYKTHWLTVWLQFAYSQAFVLNLWVAIIRSFLIKDVRKMLQYALGGFVLQMPVIIFFYHTVLLQEVWYVKGDPDGLMRGLTGQKLLNTVANCFPSMHTSVAFAILLLALQEKGPYFKWGMVFYCASVIYSTLYLEIHWVIDVIAGMALAYVAVRLSDIILNLVWNKGPKKLMSRLNK